A section of the Fusarium falciforme chromosome 8, complete sequence genome encodes:
- a CDS encoding Serine--tRNA ligase, whose translation MNRTLTRLTCRNLQARTHPALVRRFADVKRPPSAPKPIVDIKDIRQNPDLYQQTCVERNYRRQAQNPAQILELHAKWQDLQRQGRALRERSNLLRRQLANPATSSDDEDLKEVKQLTREQIQEEARNLKQQLSMIEKGESQAVAKMEELALELPNLTHQDTPKGDQPEVLSYINDPPIFQESPEDKIWRSHVHIGSELGIFDFAGAATASGWGWYYLLGEAAQLEQALVQYALAVATRHGWTQVSPPSMVYSHIGAACGFQPRDQNGEQQVYTISQSADDIERGVPEMCLTGTSEIALAGMKANTTIDPEDLPLKRVAVSRCYRAEAGARGADTKGLYRVHEFTKVEMFAWTAADEDAAQDLFDEMLDMQTEILSSLGLYCRILSMPAHDLGASATRKIDMEAFFPSRKGNWGEVTSASMCTDYQTRRLGTRTRVDGRLSFPWTTNGTALAVPRVLAAILENGWDEEAKTVAVPECLRPWMDGKEKIGLGGRRSSVDRV comes from the coding sequence ATGAACAGGACATTGACGCGCCTGACGTGTCGCAACCTTCAGGCGAGGACTCACCCGGCCCTGGTCCGCCGCTTCGCCGACGTCAAGAGGCCGCCCTCGGCTCCGAAGCCCATCGTCGACATCAAGGACATCCGCCAGAACCCGGATCTGTATCAGCAGACATGCGTCGAGAGGAACTACCGCCGTCAGGCCCAGAACCCGGCTCAGATTCTTGAGCTGCATGCCAAATGGCAGGATCTTCAGAGGCAGGGTCGTGCCCTTCGTGAACGATCTAATCTGCTGAGGCGCCAGCTCGCGAACCCGGCCACcagcagcgacgatgaggatctCAAGGAGGTGAAGCAATTGACCCGCGAGCAGATCCAGGAGGAGGCTCGGAACCTCAAGCAACAGCTTTCTATGATTGAAAAGGGCGAGTCGCAGGCGgtcgccaagatggaggagctggCGCTGGAACTCCCCAACCTCACTCACCAAGATACCCCCAAGGGTGACCAGCCTGAGGTGCTCAGCTACATCAATGATCCTCCTATTTTCCAGGAATCTCCCGAGGACAAGATCTGGCGCTCTCACGTTCATATTGGCTCTGAACTCGGCATCTTTGACTTTGCTGGGGCTGCCACTGCTTCTGGATGGGGATGGTACTATCTCCTTGGTGAGGCCGCTCAACTAGAGCAGGCCTTGGTTCAGTACGCTCTCGCCGTCGCAACCCGTCACGGCTGGACACAAGTATCGCCTCCAAGCATGGTTTACAGCCACATTGGCGCCGCCTGCGGTTTCCAGCCTCGCGACCAGAACGGCGAGCAACAAGTCTACACTATCTCCCAGTCAGCCGACGATATCGAGCGCGGCGTCCCTGAGATGTGCCTCACCGGAACATCCGAGATTGCCCTTGCTGGAATGAAGGCCAACACCACTATCGACCCGGAGGATCTACCCCTCAAGCGTGTCGCCGTCTCTCGATGCTATCGGGCCGAGGCTGGTGCCCGTGGCGCTGACACCAAGGGCTTGTACCGCGTTCATGAATTCACCAAGGTTGAGATGTTTGCATGGACAGCTGCGGATGAGGACGCCGCCCAGGATCTCTTTGACGAGATGCTCGACATGCAGACCGAGATCCTCTCCTCATTGGGTCTTTACTGCCGCATCCTCTCCATGCCAGCTCACGACCTAGGGGCGTCAGCCACCCGCAAGATCGATATGGAGGCCTTCTTCCCCAGCCGCAAGGGCAACTGGGGCGAGGTGACGTCTGCGAGCATGTGCACCGACTACCAGACCCGCCGTCTCGGCACACGAACCCGCGTCGACGGCAGACTCTCCTTCCCCTGGACGACCAACGGCACCGCCCTCGCCGTGCCGCGCGTGTTAGCGGCCATCCTCGAGAATGGATgggacgaggaggccaagactgTCGCGGTGCCAGAGTGTCTGCGGCCGTGGATGGACGGAAAGGAAAAGATTGGCCTTGGAGGTCGGAGGTCGAGCGTGGATCGCGTGTAA